GGGCGATCTAAAACAAATGCGCTTTGGGCTTAAAATTAGCGATCACGATATTGCTGTTAAGCTTAAGAAAGTTGTTTCTTTTCTAGAAGATGGAGACAAAGTACGCATTAGTGTCATCTTTCGTGGTCGCGAGCTGGCTCACAAAGAAATTGGGTATGCGTTAATGGATAAAATTATTAACATTATTGGTGAAATTGCAGTTGTTGATCAACCACCTCAATTCGCTGGTAGACAAATTAGTGCAGTCATAAGGAGTAGTCATGCCAAAGTTAAAAAGCCATAGTGGAACAAAGAGTCGGGTAAAAATTACCAAAACTGGTAAAGTGATGTCCCGGAAGAGCTTTGGGAACCACTTCTTAGAGAAGAAATCAGCATCTCGGAAGCGAACCTACGCCGGTATGCGCGAAATGACAGGTAAAACTCGTACAAATATTAAGCGAAAATTAGGAGTCTAACAATGAGAGTTAAACGAGGCGCAACCTCACATAAAAAGCATCTTAAGGTACGTGCCGCCACAAAAGGCATGACGCACTCGCGACGTCGTAGCTACCGCATGGGCAAACAGGGTGTTATAAAAGCCATGCAGTATTCGTACCGTGATAGGCGTAACAAAAAACGTACGTTCCGTACGTTATGGAATGCGCGAATCAATGCAGCAGCAAGACTCAATAACACTACCTACAGCGCGTTTATTAGTTCTTTAAAAAAGACTAACATAACATTAGACAGAAAAATCTTATCAGAGCTTGCTGTAAACGAACCTACGGCATTTGCAGATATAGTGAAAAAAGCATCTAAGTAATTAACCATACTGAGGCCTAGCTTTCACCTAAAAAACCCATCACAAATGATGGGTTTTTGTGTAGCCAGATTGCCTATAAGCCGGGTTCTGTGATACGTCGATCATCTATCTAGGAATCGTATTGCTACGAATCTCAAGCGGGTTGACTTGGGTATAGCGGGCCACTAGCTTAAAAAGCACTACCCAATCCTTGCAGCCAACAGGGTTTACCCTCCTACTATGTCACCATAGTAAGCTGTGGGCTCTTACCCCACTCATTTCACCCTTACCTAGTATGCATTGCTGTCATAGTTAGGCGGTATCGTTTCTGTGGCACTTTCCCTAAGATTACTCTTGGTTGCCGTTAGCAACTGTTGTGCCCTATACTGCCCGGACTTTCCTCCCGCATTTTTTTGAATGCAGGCGACCGACCGGCAATCTAGCTACATCTATTATAGTACATCTTACTTACTATTCGCGAACGCATCCAAGGCTTCGTTCACCATTGCATCAGCCTCTTTATTGTATTCACGTGGTATGTAAGTAAATGACACTCTATCGAAAGAATGTTCACACAATTGCTTAATTGCTTGATGTATTGGCCACAACTCCCTGTTTTTAATTTTGTATATTCCGTTCATTTGATTTGCTACTAACTGACTATCTAAGAATACAGATACCGTACCATTGGTATATTGCGCACACGCCGCTAACCCAGCACGCACAGCTTGGTATTCTGCTTGATTATTCGTTGTGAGACCAATGTACTTAGAGCCCGATTCTAGTAGCTCATCATTAATATCTTTTACAACATACCCAAGAGCCGAAGGGCCAGGGTTACCACGAGAACCACCATCAGTATACAGCTTTACCTCTGTTATTTTTGTTGCTTTTGTTACATCGTTTACACTATTATTTTGTGCTGCTATAAAGCTAAATTGGACTATCTTGATGGGTGTATCTTGTGTAACAAGGGGCCCATACTGTTCGCGAAAGTTATCTATGATATCTTGTTTGCTCCTAATTGTTGTGTCTATTTTATAATCTTTTTCTGTAATATCGCGTATGCATTTTTCCGTAACGCTCTGTATAGTACCGTTACCAATAGCATGCCATGTACCTTCATCGTCTGGATCTACTTTTTCAATAAATTGTATTTCATCGCCAACCGAAAGATGCTTTTCATCGAATATCTTCCAAACTATACGACGTGTACCGGCTAGCACTTGTTGTGCAAATGTATGATCGAGTTTAATTGTTTTCATTACGTAAGCATTATCTCACATAAACAGTATGGCTTAAAGGATTAGTAGTACGTAATAGTCACATCAAGTGATTATGACTCATCGTTCTTAAGATGTTTGGGGTGACAGGACTTGAACTTACGGCTACTGCCGTAAGGCTGCGTCGTTAATATGTAGGTCGCAGGTTCAAAGCCTGTCAGCTAATCAATACTAATTATTTTCTGGTCGGGGTGACAGGACTTGAACCTGCGACCTCACGGCCCCCAGCCGTACGCGCTACCAACTGCGCCACACCCCGATAATCGATATTATTATAGCATTAACTCTGGGCCGTGAGCCTCACGGTCACCTTTGGCGACCCCGTCGCAACATCATTCAAAACAAGTTTTGATTGAGTTGGCTCCCTTGCAACCCACCACCGGCGGGTTTCACCCCAGCCGTACGGTCACAACGGTCACAATCTTACTTGCAAGCTATGCATGCAAATTTGTTGCGACCCCACCTCAGCTTGGTCGCATTTGCGATCCAGGCTTCCGGTCTTGCGAATTGCCACAGGCAATTCTCACTACCAACTGCGCCACACCCCGATACGTACCAAAAACCCTGTCATCCGTTTGGATTCCTGCTGGAAAACCAAGTGGGTGTCCTCATTCTATACCCACGGGTATAGAGAATATTAGACTCCCCTAAACATTATATTCAGAAATCAATGCTTGATGACAGGGCTACTACTAGTATACGTCAGATATAGTATTCTCGCTACGTATTTACAGTGTGATAAGTGTAGTATAAAGCCCCTCGTACATCGTTTGGAGAAATGGACCAAAAAACGGCATACCAACAAGAATCAGCGCCAGAATTATCAAGAATCCTACTTGCTCTAATTGATTCATAACTCGTTGCAATGGTTCTGGTGCAAATGCATACAAAACCCTAGAACCATCAAGCGGAGGTATCGGAAGCATATTAAATAAGAAGAACCCTATATTAATTTGTATAAAATAGCTCCACCATAGCTCCCAAAGACCTCCACTAATATGAGAAAACGAAAATATTACCCCGCCTATTACAGCCAAGCATAAGTTTACAAGTGGACCAGACACAGCAACGAGCGCCATACCAAATTCTTCTCCTTTTAGGCGATGCGCTTGCACAGGAACTGGTTTGGCGGCGCCAAAAATCGGTTGCTGCAAAATCGCCAACAGTAAAGGCAGTGCGAGGGTAAAAAATGGATGAATATGAACCGCTGGGTTGAGCGTAAGTCGCCCTTCATCTTCTGCAGTACTATCGCCTAAATATTTTGCGACATAGCCATGAGTGACTTCGTGTAGTATAACTGATATTGCTATTGCAAGTATGGCGACAATGATAATTGTAAGCATATGTATTAGTATAACAAATCTCACCCCTTGACTTCTTGAGATAAAATACGTACAATAAACAGTTGAAGTTTTGTTAATTAAAGGTAATAACTATGCAAGTATGTGACATCACCGGCAAAGGTAAGCAATACGGAAATAATGTAAGTTTTTCGCTGAGACATACTAAAAAAGTATGGAAACCAAACTTGCAATCTAAAACGGTAGTTGTAGATGGCAAGAAGGTTAAGCTAAAAATTAGTACGCAAGCCATGCGTACACTCAAGAAAAAAGGACTGCTGTAAACCGCAGTCCTTTTTCTTTGTCTTACGAAATTACCTTATTGCTTGTTGAGAATAACAAGTTGTGTCTTTTCTGGAAACATGGCGTCTTTGAGCTTTAAGACGTCTAACGTCTCTGTATCAGATGCTCCGTACGTCTTCAAGAATTCTTCAAGAGGAGCCTGCGGCATTTCATACGTAACACTACTGTCTTCGTAATGTGTGGGAATAACAATTTTTGGTTCTATTTCTTTAATCAGCTTTGTTGCCTCGACAGCATCTAGTGTATAACCGTGCCCACCAACAGGGATAATGAGAACGTCTACAACTCCAAGTTTTTCTAACTTAGCCTCATCTAGCTGAGCCTCAGTATGTCCTATAATTGCCACAGAAAATCCATCTATGTGTAACGAATAAATAACGCTCTGTTTATCAGGATCATGGTGTAAGGTAGAGGCAATACCTGTCACCGCCACTTCACTTACTTCATATTCGCCAGGTGATTGAATCTCAAAAACAGCTCCTTCACCATAAGATAGTGCTTTATTTGTTTGAATGGCAATGTCTTTGGCAGTCGTTATATATGCACCTTTGTCCTTGGTGTCATCTACTATAATTGAGGCTTTTTTCGTTGTTAGCTTTACGCAGTTCGCACCAAAATAACGTATTTCCATATCACATGCTCCTTTTTTTATTGTAAATAATTATCTCTATCTAAATGTACGATTTTCTTCGCTACTAAGATATTTGCTAAAAATCTATCATTTACTTGTTTGCGATACATGTATTCTTCTGGTGTAAACACGCAGTATCTAAGTTCTTTTTTTTCTGACTTTTCTAGTTCGGTAATGGCGTGCTCTAAGTTAGGAATATTCATATCACCAATAACTATAATATCTGCATCGGCGGTTTCATCACGCGTGAACTGACCCGTAAAAACGAGTAAGCGCACATTACCTGCACGAACAATATTTTGAATGGTAGCATCTGCAAACGTATCAATTTGTTCTACAATCGGTTCACTGGCAACTTCGCTTTTTGATTCGTCGGTCTCTGGTTGCTTCTTTTTACTACGCTTGGTTTTTGGCTTGCCTCCAAACATTTCTGACAAAGAGTCATAATGTTCAAATTTCTGGTTTACTTCATAATATAGTTTATTGTTCGCCGTATCTGAACTAATTATGCCAATACTAAGTAGATTGGCTAATTCTCTACGTACAGAGTTGATTTGTTCGTCAATCTTACGTGTTATTTCCCTCACATAAAAAGAACGGTTTGGGTTTTGGTAAAATAATCCCAGTAACTTCACACGTGTCTTTGAGCCAAACAATTGTTCTATCATAATCATATTGTATCAATAGACGGTACAAAACAACAGACCCGAACTATCTAGGGCGACGTAAAGCGACATGCTTGGCGGCTTCTGCTATAGAATCATCTAGTGACGAGAGCTTGTGAACACCAATGTTCTGGACAGCTTTTTCTAATAAAGCATCAGCAAATTGTGGTGCTTTTGCCAAGAGCGGGCCATGTAAATAAGAACCGTATACATTGTTTTGTTGCGCACCTTCAGTCGTGTCTTCTCCGTTATTGCCCTGTCCTATTTTTGTTACACCAAGTTGTTTGATACCTTCAGCTAAATACGTCTTGCCGCTATGATTTTCGTAGCCAACTAATGTGCCCCAATGAGATTTTGTGCTAATGTTGCCGATGATTCGCTTATTACCTGCATCAGTGTAGGCATCAAGTATGCCAAGCCCAGGTATAACGACACCCTCGGTAGTTTTAAAATAATGTCCAAACATCTGATACATGCCACATATCATTAGCATCACAACACCATCATCCCTCATGCGTAAAAGTGTTTTTTGTTTCTTCTTCATATCTGCAGCTATAGCAGATTGTCCAGCGTCTTGCCCGCCACCGCCAATAATAATATGACTATCTACTGGTAGCGTATCGCCTACATTAATGTGCATAACTTTGCTTGGAATGCCTCGCCACTGTAGCCTCTTGTGTAGTATGGCTACGTTGCCGTTATCGCCATATATGTTCATTTCTTTCGCATACAAATGAACAATATTGATTGTTTTCATACTTTTTCTACCTCTGTTATGGTTGAGAGTAAGCTCCGTAATTTTAGCATTGCTGTGTACGTCGCATATACATGCAGCGTACCTTCATCGGGAACTTTGAGAATAGCTTGCTTTAACGCAGTATTAAGATTTTGCTCATAATCCTCTACTGGTATTTCGTCATACTGCAATCGTAGCGCCATATCAGCTGCACGCATGCCAGCAGTACTTATACTCTTACCTTGTAGTGCTGAAAAATCTACATCCCACAACCATGATACGTCTCTACCGTCTGGATAATCATCATTGATGGCTACCATCGTATGATCATCCTTCACTGTTGTAGCCCCGATAAGTGCGTGTCTAAATCCACCAGGATTTTTTACAAGTTGCAAGATTATTCGTTTTTCACCAATATATATACGTTCACCCCTACCGAATGCGGGTGTCACGTTCGTAATATTATGTACTATATCAGAAGGATGTAATCCAAGTGCCAAGCTGGTGGCAATAACCGCACAAGCGTTTTGTGCGTTATATGTACCGTACAGCGACAATCTAATGTCATACTTAACCTCTTCGATTTTAACGACAATTTTGTCATCATTCACCCCTAATAGTTCTACTGTGGCGTTAGTGTTAGTGTTACTTATATCACCATGTAATTCGTCATCATTTCTATAAATTGCCCGTAAGTCATGGGACACACCAAAAAACATACTCTGAGACTTTGTTTGATTTCGCATTGCATAGACACGACTATCGTCTCGGTTTAAAATCACGACATCTGTAGTTTTACTTACTACGTTTTGTAAGAGCCGAGCTGTGTGATCTATCTCGCCAAAACGATCCATTTGATCGCGCATAACATTTAATATTACACTCATCCGTGGTGAAATATGTTCAACAAACTTTGATGCATACGCTTCGTCGAGCTCTATAATTGCTATGTCCTGCCGCAGCCTACCACCCCATGAAGCATCGGCAATAATCGCCGCCACGACGCCTCTCGTAAAATTGCTGCCTGTTGGGTTTGTGAGCACTTTTTTACCAGTGCCTTTTAGGACTGCAGATAACATTTTTGTTGTGGTAGTTTTACCATTGGTGCCACTAATAACGACAACCCCTTCTGGTAACGTCTGCAACATTTTAGACAAAAAGTTAGGATATATTTTTTCTACTACGAGTCCAGGCAAGGCTGCACCTCTTTTATTGAGTAGCCTAAGACCAAGCAGAACACTCTTACCAATCCATAAACTAATTAATCGCATACTTTACAGTGTACCTTGCTTATGGTTCATGAACCACTCTAATGCTTCTTGAGGGCTGGTGAACCAAGTAATATCTGGGTTACGTTTAAACC
The Candidatus Nomurabacteria bacterium DNA segment above includes these coding regions:
- a CDS encoding reverse transcriptase-like protein — translated: MKTIKLDHTFAQQVLAGTRRIVWKIFDEKHLSVGDEIQFIEKVDPDDEGTWHAIGNGTIQSVTEKCIRDITEKDYKIDTTIRSKQDIIDNFREQYGPLVTQDTPIKIVQFSFIAAQNNSVNDVTKATKITEVKLYTDGGSRGNPGPSALGYVVKDINDELLESGSKYIGLTTNNQAEYQAVRAGLAACAQYTNGTVSVFLDSQLVANQMNGIYKIKNRELWPIHQAIKQLCEHSFDRVSFTYIPREYNKEADAMVNEALDAFANSK
- a CDS encoding site-2 protease family protein: MLTIIIVAILAIAISVILHEVTHGYVAKYLGDSTAEDEGRLTLNPAVHIHPFFTLALPLLLAILQQPIFGAAKPVPVQAHRLKGEEFGMALVAVSGPLVNLCLAVIGGVIFSFSHISGGLWELWWSYFIQINIGFFLFNMLPIPPLDGSRVLYAFAPEPLQRVMNQLEQVGFLIILALILVGMPFFGPFLQTMYEGLYTTLITL
- a CDS encoding glutamine amidotransferase, encoding MKTINIVHLYAKEMNIYGDNGNVAILHKRLQWRGIPSKVMHINVGDTLPVDSHIIIGGGGQDAGQSAIAADMKKKQKTLLRMRDDGVVMLMICGMYQMFGHYFKTTEGVVIPGLGILDAYTDAGNKRIIGNISTKSHWGTLVGYENHSGKTYLAEGIKQLGVTKIGQGNNGEDTTEGAQQNNVYGSYLHGPLLAKAPQFADALLEKAVQNIGVHKLSSLDDSIAEAAKHVALRRPR
- the rpmI gene encoding 50S ribosomal protein L35 — encoded protein: MPKLKSHSGTKSRVKITKTGKVMSRKSFGNHFLEKKSASRKRTYAGMREMTGKTRTNIKRKLGV
- the rplT gene encoding 50S ribosomal protein L20, producing MRVKRGATSHKKHLKVRAATKGMTHSRRRSYRMGKQGVIKAMQYSYRDRRNKKRTFRTLWNARINAAARLNNTTYSAFISSLKKTNITLDRKILSELAVNEPTAFADIVKKASK
- a CDS encoding transcriptional regulator — protein: MIEQLFGSKTRVKLLGLFYQNPNRSFYVREITRKIDEQINSVRRELANLLSIGIISSDTANNKLYYEVNQKFEHYDSLSEMFGGKPKTKRSKKKQPETDESKSEVASEPIVEQIDTFADATIQNIVRAGNVRLLVFTGQFTRDETADADIIVIGDMNIPNLEHAITELEKSEKKELRYCVFTPEEYMYRKQVNDRFLANILVAKKIVHLDRDNYLQ
- a CDS encoding DUF1727 domain-containing protein — translated: MRLISLWIGKSVLLGLRLLNKRGAALPGLVVEKIYPNFLSKMLQTLPEGVVVISGTNGKTTTTKMLSAVLKGTGKKVLTNPTGSNFTRGVVAAIIADASWGGRLRQDIAIIELDEAYASKFVEHISPRMSVILNVMRDQMDRFGEIDHTARLLQNVVSKTTDVVILNRDDSRVYAMRNQTKSQSMFFGVSHDLRAIYRNDDELHGDISNTNTNATVELLGVNDDKIVVKIEEVKYDIRLSLYGTYNAQNACAVIATSLALGLHPSDIVHNITNVTPAFGRGERIYIGEKRIILQLVKNPGGFRHALIGATTVKDDHTMVAINDDYPDGRDVSWLWDVDFSALQGKSISTAGMRAADMALRLQYDEIPVEDYEQNLNTALKQAILKVPDEGTLHVYATYTAMLKLRSLLSTITEVEKV
- a CDS encoding translation initiation factor IF-3; the encoded protein is MNKHTRLNEAIRATELRVIDEDGNQLGVLSKQEALRAAQAAELDLVEISPGATPPVAKIIDWGKYNYQKTKQLQKSRKNAKAGDLKQMRFGLKISDHDIAVKLKKVVSFLEDGDKVRISVIFRGRELAHKEIGYALMDKIINIIGEIAVVDQPPQFAGRQISAVIRSSHAKVKKP
- a CDS encoding MBL fold metallo-hydrolase; the encoded protein is MEIRYFGANCVKLTTKKASIIVDDTKDKGAYITTAKDIAIQTNKALSYGEGAVFEIQSPGEYEVSEVAVTGIASTLHHDPDKQSVIYSLHIDGFSVAIIGHTEAQLDEAKLEKLGVVDVLIIPVGGHGYTLDAVEATKLIKEIEPKIVIPTHYEDSSVTYEMPQAPLEEFLKTYGASDTETLDVLKLKDAMFPEKTQLVILNKQ
- a CDS encoding 50S ribosomal protein L28, coding for MQVCDITGKGKQYGNNVSFSLRHTKKVWKPNLQSKTVVVDGKKVKLKISTQAMRTLKKKGLL